One window of the Candidatus Jettenia sp. genome contains the following:
- a CDS encoding phage major capsid protein, P2 family, with translation MRAKKLKNMFSRTNYSIQRMKLDIIMIGWHGQTLSLYVLNRDRVCPHMHQAKIGKRQRIT, from the coding sequence GTGAGAGCCAAAAAACTTAAGAATATGTTCTCCAGAACGAACTATAGTATTCAAAGGATGAAACTGGATATTATCATGATAGGATGGCACGGACAAACCCTATCCCTGTATGTCTTGAACAGGGACAGGGTTTGTCCGCATATGCATCAAGCTAAAATAGGGAAACGGCAAAGAATAACATAA
- a CDS encoding sulfite exporter TauE/SafE family protein, whose amino-acid sequence MEIHIMVGLVLSAVIGITLGLIGGGGSIIAISILIYIIGIKTHQAIVMSLAVVGVVSLIGAGLHNQRGSVKLRAGILFSGVGMVGAYLGSHLTHLLSSIALLLSFSSLKMVIGVLLLIKRYNNQNTIPLQSRSKLKEMLTSLIVGFLTGFLGVGGGLTIMPALMIFHGLSLKDAIGTSLLIVTAHCGAGMLGHLHYGNIDFRMLMLMTVIAIDGTLIGTALSYRASLASLKKWFVIFVIAVALFITVKNYIALYKQLSN is encoded by the coding sequence ATGGAAATTCATATCATGGTAGGGCTTGTTTTAAGTGCGGTGATAGGAATAACCCTTGGTCTTATTGGCGGTGGCGGCTCGATCATTGCCATATCGATTCTGATTTATATTATAGGCATTAAAACCCATCAGGCAATTGTCATGTCATTGGCTGTGGTGGGAGTGGTGAGCTTAATTGGTGCCGGGCTTCACAATCAGCGCGGCTCAGTGAAGTTAAGGGCTGGAATACTTTTTAGTGGAGTGGGGATGGTGGGCGCCTACCTCGGCTCTCATTTAACACACCTGCTTTCATCCATTGCATTGCTTCTCTCATTTTCTTCCCTGAAGATGGTTATTGGTGTATTGCTATTAATCAAAAGATACAACAACCAAAATACCATTCCTTTACAGAGCCGAAGTAAGTTGAAGGAGATGTTAACGAGTTTAATAGTAGGTTTTTTGACAGGGTTTCTTGGGGTAGGTGGTGGCCTTACGATTATGCCTGCACTTATGATTTTCCATGGCCTTTCTTTAAAAGATGCTATTGGTACATCACTTCTTATTGTTACAGCACATTGTGGTGCTGGGATGCTTGGTCATCTCCATTACGGAAATATCGATTTCCGTATGCTGATGTTAATGACCGTCATCGCTATCGACGGTACACTTATTGGTACTGCCCTTTCATATCGTGCTTCTCTGGCAAGCTTAAAAAAGTGGTTTGTTATTTTTGTCATCGCAGTAGCGTTATTTATAACGGTCAAGAATTATATAGCCTTGTATAAACAATTATCAAACTAA
- a CDS encoding sulfite exporter TauE/SafE family protein — protein sequence MYLIAGFILSAVMGITLGLIGGGGSTIMVPVLVYVMGIEAHQAIGMSLAIVGMTSLIGAGLYYRQGMVKLKTGALFSVSGVIGAYPGSYLTYLLSSAALLLSFAVLMILVSIAMLFERSNDRDVITHQDQSRLKTLAAGLVVGLLTGFLGVGGGFLAVPALVFFCGLSMKDAIGTSLLIITVNCAAGLAGHLRYGSFDVRITMLVTIIAISGTCIGTTLSYYISAESLKKWFAALVVAVAIFLIVKNYKALL from the coding sequence ATGTATCTGATTGCAGGATTTATCTTGAGCGCAGTAATGGGAATAACCCTTGGTCTCATTGGTGGCGGTGGTTCGACTATTATGGTGCCAGTTTTAGTTTATGTTATGGGCATTGAAGCTCATCAGGCAATTGGCATGTCACTGGCTATTGTTGGGATGACAAGCCTTATCGGCGCGGGGCTTTACTATCGGCAGGGGATGGTTAAGTTAAAAACCGGAGCGCTCTTTAGCGTGTCCGGTGTGATTGGAGCTTATCCTGGTTCGTATCTGACATATCTGCTTTCATCTGCTGCACTGCTTCTTTCATTTGCCGTGCTGATGATTCTTGTCAGTATTGCAATGTTATTCGAGCGAAGCAATGACCGGGACGTAATTACCCATCAGGACCAGAGCAGGTTGAAGACATTAGCGGCAGGTTTGGTCGTAGGTTTACTAACAGGATTTCTTGGCGTAGGCGGTGGTTTTCTTGCAGTGCCTGCGCTGGTATTCTTCTGCGGTCTTTCGATGAAGGATGCTATTGGCACATCGCTTCTGATTATTACAGTTAATTGCGCTGCGGGGTTGGCTGGTCATTTGCGTTATGGGAGCTTCGATGTCCGGATAACAATGCTGGTAACGATAATCGCTATAAGCGGTACCTGTATCGGCACGACACTTTCCTATTATATATCTGCGGAGAGTTTGAAAAAGTGGTTTGCTGCCCTGGTAGTTGCAGTTGCGATATTTTTAATTGTGAAGAATTACAAGGCGCTGTTGTAA
- the nifJ gene encoding pyruvate:ferredoxin (flavodoxin) oxidoreductase has product MDRKTITVDGCTACAHVVHAVNEIITIYPITPSSPIAEICDAKTAAGQVNIWGMVPKVCQMQSESGVAGAVHGSLTTGALATTISASQGLLLIIPNMYKIAGELTSTVFHVTARSLACQGLSIFGDHSDVMAARSTGFAMLCSQNVQEAMDFALIAQAATLESRVPFLHFFDGFRTSHEVRKIEELSFDDMRAMIDNDLVINHRMRGLTSDRPNIRGTAQNPDVYFQGRETVNKYYNAAPDIIQKAMDKFAGIVGRRYKLFDYFGDPDAERVIVTMGSSGETVLHTIHSLNAQGEKLGLVQVRLFRPFDIDAFVGSLPKNVRAIAVLDRTKEPGAIGEPLYLDVRTAIGEAMEKGSVTFGNYPTVVGGRYGLGSKDFTPAMVKAIVDNISQKKPKNHFTIGIHDDVTGTSLEYDESFSIEGSGVFRALFYGLGSDGTVSANKNTIKIIGTETDNYAQGYFLYDSKKSGAMTVSHLRFGKDEIGHPYLLPKANFIACHNPVFLEKIDMLSHADTGATFLLTTSRNKDDIWNTLPVEVQEQLISKRMKFYIIDASAIAEELGLGAKINMIMQTAFFVISGVIPKEDAIQSIKSEIKKTYAKKGEEVVKLNYAAVDKAIQSIAEVLVPDKVTSKVRMRAIVPEDAPDFVKRVTARMIANKGDSLPVSAMPDDGTWPTGTTQYEKRSIGIEIPIWEPDICIQCGQCSFVCPHATIRIKAYDPSLLQNAPSTFQSIDATGKELKGLKFTVQVAPEDCTGCGSCVFTCPAYKKDAEGKKIPDFKAINMRPQEPRRRVEAENYKFFLNLPELDPAKYKVTTVKGSQFSKPLFEYHSACAGCGETPYIKLLTQLFGDRLVIANSTGCSSIYGGNLPTTPSYEKGMTAGDLPGLTHLFEHTTEFGLA; this is encoded by the coding sequence ATGGATCGAAAGACGATAACCGTTGACGGCTGCACGGCGTGTGCACATGTGGTGCACGCTGTTAATGAAATTATTACGATTTATCCCATAACTCCTTCATCACCTATTGCAGAGATCTGTGATGCAAAAACTGCCGCTGGTCAGGTGAATATATGGGGGATGGTGCCAAAGGTATGTCAGATGCAATCGGAGTCGGGTGTTGCCGGTGCGGTTCACGGTTCTCTTACTACCGGTGCACTTGCCACCACGATTTCGGCCTCCCAGGGTTTATTGCTCATCATTCCCAATATGTACAAGATAGCGGGTGAACTTACCTCTACCGTATTTCACGTAACCGCCCGTTCTCTGGCATGTCAGGGATTATCGATATTTGGAGACCATTCAGATGTAATGGCTGCAAGAAGTACGGGTTTTGCCATGCTGTGCTCTCAAAATGTCCAGGAGGCAATGGATTTTGCTTTGATTGCACAGGCTGCCACGCTTGAATCAAGAGTGCCATTTCTGCACTTTTTCGATGGCTTCAGGACTTCTCATGAGGTCCGGAAGATTGAAGAGTTGAGTTTTGATGATATGCGGGCGATGATCGATAACGACCTCGTTATCAATCACCGGATGAGGGGACTCACTTCTGACCGGCCAAATATACGCGGCACTGCCCAGAATCCGGATGTATATTTCCAGGGCAGAGAAACGGTAAACAAATATTATAACGCTGCTCCGGATATTATCCAGAAGGCAATGGACAAGTTTGCTGGTATAGTCGGCCGCAGATACAAACTCTTTGATTACTTCGGCGACCCCGATGCTGAGCGTGTTATTGTTACTATGGGCTCGTCAGGAGAAACGGTATTACATACGATTCACTCGTTAAATGCACAAGGAGAGAAATTAGGTCTCGTCCAGGTAAGACTTTTCCGCCCTTTCGATATAGACGCTTTTGTCGGCAGTTTACCGAAGAATGTCAGGGCAATTGCTGTCCTTGACCGCACGAAGGAACCGGGAGCGATTGGTGAACCATTATATCTTGATGTGAGGACTGCTATTGGTGAGGCGATGGAGAAAGGATCGGTCACGTTTGGAAATTATCCAACGGTTGTTGGTGGCCGCTACGGACTTGGATCAAAAGATTTTACTCCTGCTATGGTAAAGGCTATAGTCGATAATATTTCACAGAAGAAGCCAAAGAATCACTTTACGATTGGTATCCATGATGATGTTACGGGTACCAGTCTTGAATATGATGAGTCGTTCTCTATAGAAGGAAGTGGTGTCTTTCGTGCCTTATTTTATGGATTGGGTTCTGATGGTACAGTCAGCGCCAACAAGAATACTATTAAGATTATAGGGACGGAAACAGATAATTATGCGCAGGGTTACTTCCTTTACGACTCGAAGAAGTCAGGAGCTATGACCGTATCCCATCTCCGTTTTGGAAAGGATGAGATTGGCCATCCCTATCTCCTTCCAAAAGCAAATTTCATTGCATGCCATAATCCTGTATTTCTGGAAAAAATTGACATGCTATCCCATGCGGATACCGGTGCAACCTTTCTGCTCACGACCTCACGAAATAAGGATGATATCTGGAATACTTTACCCGTTGAGGTGCAGGAACAACTTATTTCTAAGAGAATGAAGTTCTATATAATCGATGCTAGTGCCATTGCAGAAGAGCTTGGGCTTGGTGCGAAGATCAATATGATTATGCAGACCGCATTTTTTGTTATTTCAGGGGTCATTCCAAAGGAAGATGCGATTCAATCGATCAAGTCTGAGATTAAAAAGACGTATGCAAAAAAGGGTGAGGAAGTGGTGAAATTAAATTATGCAGCAGTAGATAAGGCAATCCAGAGTATTGCTGAGGTATTGGTGCCTGACAAGGTTACCAGCAAGGTCAGAATGCGTGCGATCGTACCTGAAGATGCGCCTGATTTTGTCAAGCGGGTAACTGCAAGGATGATTGCCAATAAAGGAGATTCCCTGCCTGTTTCGGCTATGCCTGATGATGGCACCTGGCCAACGGGAACTACGCAATATGAGAAAAGGAGTATAGGAATTGAAATACCTATTTGGGAACCTGATATCTGCATACAGTGTGGCCAGTGTTCTTTTGTATGTCCCCATGCAACGATCAGGATAAAGGCATATGACCCTTCATTATTACAGAATGCACCCTCCACGTTTCAATCTATTGATGCTACCGGCAAGGAACTCAAGGGACTTAAATTTACCGTTCAGGTAGCACCTGAAGATTGTACCGGTTGCGGTTCGTGTGTATTTACGTGCCCTGCATATAAAAAGGACGCAGAAGGGAAAAAGATTCCGGATTTTAAGGCGATCAACATGAGACCTCAGGAGCCGCGACGGCGTGTAGAGGCTGAAAATTATAAGTTCTTTCTCAATTTGCCTGAGCTTGATCCGGCTAAGTATAAGGTTACAACCGTGAAAGGAAGCCAGTTCTCAAAACCACTATTTGAGTATCATAGTGCATGTGCCGGCTGTGGAGAAACCCCATACATAAAATTACTTACCCAGCTATTTGGTGATCGGTTAGTTATTGCCAATTCTACGGGTTGTTCTTCGATCTACGGTGGAAATTTGCCAACAACTCCCTCATACGAAAAAGGGATGACGGCAGGGGACCTGCCTGGTCTAACTCATCTATTTGAGCATACGACCGAATTTGGCCTTGCATGA
- a CDS encoding thiamine pyrophosphate-dependent enzyme: MQVREFIDRLTTNPSYADAKGLFDSIKNADQSTQEGIEAQRARVEELKKRISKDSSIEAKHLHSLADYLVKKSVWAIGGDGWAYDIGYGGVDHVLASGENIKILILDTEVYSNTGGQMSKSTPLAAMAQFAAGGKRTPKKNIGMIMAMHGDIYIAQAALQG; this comes from the coding sequence ATGCAGGTACGGGAATTCATAGACAGGCTTACTACAAATCCTTCATACGCAGATGCAAAAGGGTTATTTGACTCTATAAAAAATGCCGATCAATCAACTCAGGAAGGTATCGAGGCACAGCGTGCCCGTGTTGAGGAGTTGAAAAAGAGAATATCGAAAGATAGTTCAATTGAGGCAAAGCATCTCCATTCTCTTGCCGATTATCTTGTCAAGAAATCAGTATGGGCAATTGGGGGAGATGGATGGGCATACGATATTGGTTATGGGGGCGTAGACCATGTTCTGGCTTCCGGTGAAAATATAAAGATTTTGATCCTGGATACAGAAGTCTATTCAAACACGGGCGGTCAGATGTCCAAGTCAACCCCTTTAGCAGCTATGGCCCAGTTTGCAGCAGGTGGAAAGAGAACTCCGAAGAAGAATATCGGTATGATCATGGCTATGCACGGAGACATCTACATTGCACAGGCAGCTCTTCAGGGCTAA
- a CDS encoding ArsR family transcriptional regulator has translation MIKPIRITPEEAHKKLESHEAILVCAYEDDVKYKQMQLQEAISLSEFKSRLPSLAKDKEIIFYCA, from the coding sequence ATGATAAAACCTATACGTATTACTCCGGAAGAAGCTCATAAAAAGCTTGAATCTCATGAAGCCATTCTTGTATGTGCATACGAGGATGATGTAAAATATAAACAAATGCAGTTGCAAGAGGCAATTTCGCTCAGCGAATTTAAATCCAGGCTTCCTTCACTTGCTAAGGATAAGGAAATTATTTTCTATTGTGCCTGA
- the arfB gene encoding aminoacyl-tRNA hydrolase, with product MIYITRTITINENEIQCEFIRASGPGGQNVNKVATAVQLRFDAGKSPSLPDDVRNRLIHLAGKRITEGGILIINARRFRTQEKNRQDAIDRFVELIRKAAEKPKLRGKTKPTSASKRRRLNTKRRRGEVKRIRRSAPYSEG from the coding sequence ATGATATATATCACACGCACCATTACCATCAATGAGAATGAAATCCAATGTGAGTTTATTCGTGCTTCAGGGCCTGGTGGCCAGAATGTCAATAAGGTTGCCACGGCTGTGCAACTTCGGTTTGATGCAGGCAAATCTCCTTCGCTGCCTGATGATGTTCGTAATCGTCTTATTCATCTGGCTGGTAAGAGAATTACTGAAGGCGGTATACTCATTATCAATGCCCGGAGATTCCGTACTCAGGAAAAAAACCGTCAGGATGCAATTGACCGGTTCGTTGAGTTAATCCGCAAGGCAGCAGAAAAACCAAAACTCCGTGGTAAGACAAAGCCGACATCTGCATCAAAGAGGCGCAGGTTAAATACAAAACGCCGCCGTGGCGAGGTCAAACGGATACGAAGGTCTGCTCCTTATTCTGAAGGCTAA
- a CDS encoding GNAT family N-acetyltransferase produces MFKVVTDLNDLVKVFIVRGIVFLEEQKIPYLIERDTYDYSAIHILGEENGEPFASGRIRACDEYAKLERVAIRKAYRRKNFGHRLTEFMISVAREQGFRKFKVHAQAYLASFYRKHGFVIVGDVFKEANIDHYVMIRDDSGQQK; encoded by the coding sequence ATGTTTAAAGTAGTGACAGACCTGAACGATCTGGTTAAGGTATTCATTGTGCGCGGTATTGTTTTTCTCGAGGAACAAAAGATTCCGTATTTGATAGAACGCGATACCTATGATTACTCTGCAATACATATTTTAGGAGAAGAAAATGGAGAACCTTTTGCGTCAGGCCGTATACGTGCATGTGACGAATATGCGAAACTAGAACGTGTTGCAATACGGAAAGCATACCGGAGAAAAAATTTTGGGCATAGATTAACGGAATTTATGATATCAGTTGCCAGGGAACAAGGCTTCAGGAAATTTAAGGTACATGCCCAGGCCTATCTTGCGAGCTTTTATCGAAAACATGGATTCGTGATTGTTGGAGATGTCTTCAAAGAAGCTAATATTGATCACTATGTGATGATCCGCGACGATTCGGGTCAACAAAAATGA
- a CDS encoding MBL fold metallo-hydrolase has product MIKTTEIAPDIYCISIYIPEFNLQFNQFIVKDDEPLLYHTGMRRMFPAAHETLSKIINPSQIRWIGFSHFEADECGSLNEWLKVAPSAQAFCSTVGSLVNLSDYADRPSRGMAKDEIVSTGKYRFRFLSTPHLPHGWDAGMLFEETNQILFCSDLFLQTGNVEAVTGSDIIDRVRNALIKSQTGPLMGAIPYTTKTEQLLREMAALKPKMLATMHGSAFVGEGERAILDLTLLIKEVLGGR; this is encoded by the coding sequence ATGATCAAGACAACCGAAATTGCGCCGGATATATATTGTATCTCAATTTACATACCAGAGTTCAACCTGCAATTTAACCAGTTCATTGTTAAAGATGATGAACCTTTACTCTATCATACTGGCATGAGGCGTATGTTTCCAGCCGCACATGAAACACTATCAAAAATCATTAACCCATCGCAGATCCGATGGATCGGTTTCAGTCATTTTGAGGCAGATGAATGCGGTTCTCTTAATGAATGGCTCAAAGTAGCGCCGTCGGCACAGGCATTCTGCAGCACAGTAGGCTCACTGGTAAACCTGAGCGACTACGCAGATCGGCCTTCCCGCGGAATGGCAAAGGACGAAATAGTAAGTACAGGAAAATACCGTTTTCGTTTCCTATCAACACCACACTTGCCGCACGGATGGGATGCAGGCATGTTATTTGAAGAAACGAACCAAATACTATTCTGTTCAGATCTCTTCCTTCAGACTGGAAATGTTGAGGCCGTGACAGGGTCCGATATAATTGATCGGGTACGGAATGCCCTGATTAAATCTCAAACAGGACCACTGATGGGTGCTATACCGTATACCACAAAGACGGAACAGTTGCTCCGGGAAATGGCTGCCCTGAAGCCCAAAATGCTTGCAACCATGCATGGTTCAGCTTTTGTAGGTGAAGGCGAACGCGCCATTCTTGACTTAACACTTTTAATAAAAGAAGTACTGGGAGGACGCTAG
- a CDS encoding sulfurtransferase, producing the protein MFYTTIILASELVNHITNPDWVIIDCRFSLDNPERGRGDYVQSHIPGAIYAHLNEDLSGEIIPGKTGRHPLPNIKTFAQTLSKWGIDSNVQVVAYDDKGGSIAARLWWMLSWVGHNNAAVLNGGWQQWIKNNYPVKSGVEDRKFSTFAPRLRNELLFDANDVLRILNNPGFRLLDSRSADRYRGEHETVDPIAGHIPGAISAPFADNLNPEGMFLSREELKARFQTLLGNVPPERAVFYCGSGVTASHNLLALAYAGLGDARLYAGSWSDWITDPNRPVSKGPK; encoded by the coding sequence ATGTTTTATACGACCATTATATTAGCTTCAGAACTGGTTAACCATATTACCAATCCGGATTGGGTTATTATTGATTGTCGTTTCTCATTGGACAATCCTGAGCGTGGCCGTGGGGATTACGTTCAGTCCCATATCCCCGGCGCAATCTATGCTCATCTGAATGAGGACTTATCAGGTGAGATTATTCCGGGTAAAACGGGCCGTCATCCATTACCAAATATAAAAACATTCGCTCAAACTTTATCAAAGTGGGGGATAGATTCCAATGTCCAGGTGGTAGCATATGATGACAAAGGCGGCTCAATAGCAGCACGGCTATGGTGGATGCTAAGCTGGGTAGGTCATAATAATGCTGCGGTCTTAAACGGAGGCTGGCAACAGTGGATAAAGAATAATTATCCGGTAAAAAGTGGTGTAGAGGATAGAAAGTTTAGCACTTTTGCCCCTCGACTTCGGAACGAACTCCTCTTTGATGCCAACGATGTCTTACGTATATTGAATAATCCTGGTTTTCGCTTACTGGACTCACGGAGCGCTGACCGCTACCGGGGTGAACATGAAACAGTTGATCCGATAGCTGGTCATATTCCCGGTGCAATATCTGCCCCATTTGCTGATAATCTGAATCCGGAAGGTATGTTTCTTTCACGGGAAGAGTTAAAAGCCCGCTTTCAAACTCTCCTGGGTAATGTGCCACCTGAACGTGCAGTTTTTTATTGTGGTTCCGGTGTTACGGCATCGCACAATCTTCTTGCTTTAGCTTATGCTGGTTTGGGAGATGCCCGTTTATATGCCGGTTCATGGAGCGATTGGATTACAGATCCTAACCGTCCGGTTTCTAAAGGTCCAAAATAA
- a CDS encoding DsbA family oxidoreductase produces MENKHQINLNIWSDYVCPFCYLEEPILNQIKKEYADTIHQEWRAFELRPDPIPTLDPQGEYLRTTWERAVYPMAQMRGMTLRLPPVQPRSRKALEAAKFARTKTHFEAMNHEIFRTFFEDGSDLSDINVLLTIGTSVGLDRNELRKALETDQYTEHVLKDEKLARDLKITAVPTILISRLDQPLEQAIVLTGAQPYKIIRTNIEHMIYEEASKGTE; encoded by the coding sequence ATGGAAAACAAACATCAAATCAACCTTAACATCTGGAGCGATTATGTGTGTCCCTTCTGTTATCTCGAGGAACCTATTTTAAATCAGATTAAAAAAGAGTACGCCGATACGATCCATCAGGAATGGCGGGCTTTTGAACTCAGACCCGATCCTATTCCTACCCTTGATCCCCAAGGTGAGTATCTCAGAACTACCTGGGAACGTGCCGTCTATCCTATGGCCCAGATGCGGGGTATGACGCTACGACTTCCGCCTGTCCAACCCCGGAGCCGCAAAGCACTGGAAGCGGCAAAGTTTGCCCGTACGAAAACACACTTTGAGGCTATGAACCACGAAATCTTCCGCACCTTTTTTGAAGATGGATCAGATTTGAGCGATATAAACGTTCTGCTTACTATTGGAACATCGGTAGGATTAGACCGCAATGAACTCCGGAAAGCTCTGGAGACAGACCAATATACAGAGCATGTTCTGAAAGATGAAAAACTCGCTCGGGATTTGAAAATTACTGCAGTACCAACGATCCTCATCAGCCGGTTAGATCAGCCATTAGAGCAGGCAATTGTGCTTACTGGTGCCCAACCATACAAGATTATCCGCACCAACATTGAACATATGATATATGAAGAAGCATCAAAAGGTACAGAATAA
- a CDS encoding molybdopterin-dependent oxidoreductase — protein sequence MIARERRALCGICPAGCWIVVTYNEEGRIDKVRPDESSSLGIICKLGEYSADIVYSKDRLLYPMRRKGPKGTYEFEKISWDQAYDTIVEKLNRIKANFGPEAAALYTGRGSFELSMCDIYQPKGVAVSSASSVLFPFGSPNTMGVGSLCYVSFAMIAPHITMGGMLINMFSDIENAGLIIVWGANPATDCPPLDLKRILNARERGAEVIVIDPRRTMTAKLTDAEWVPVRSGTDGALALGMCNVLIKEERYDEVFVRDWTRGFDEFSRYVQHFSPEVVEDITGVPAEKIQSLARRISEAHGASPVMYSGLEYNDSGVQAIRATHVLWALAGQLDVPGGRCFSMRENQFPLNRDGHIPNPDLHKTIGRNQFPVYSLYRSESHPMALPDAVIRGKPYPIRSLIILGASLITAWPQPKVWRETLHALDFLVCIDRQLTADAAYADIVLPGTTMYEIESYMIYTALSFGYGKRLLSQWERPEMTFLSWQNLHAV from the coding sequence TTGATAGCAAGAGAAAGACGTGCGCTATGCGGTATTTGCCCTGCAGGATGTTGGATTGTTGTTACCTATAACGAAGAAGGAAGAATTGATAAAGTGCGGCCTGATGAAAGCTCAAGTCTCGGCATTATCTGCAAACTGGGTGAATATTCTGCTGATATTGTGTATTCGAAGGACAGACTTCTCTATCCGATGCGTCGGAAAGGGCCTAAGGGCACGTATGAATTTGAGAAGATATCATGGGATCAAGCCTACGATACTATCGTAGAAAAGTTGAACAGGATTAAGGCAAATTTTGGTCCTGAAGCCGCTGCACTCTATACTGGCCGTGGAAGTTTTGAGCTATCGATGTGTGATATCTATCAACCGAAAGGAGTTGCTGTCTCGTCAGCTTCCAGTGTGTTGTTTCCTTTTGGTTCGCCAAATACCATGGGCGTAGGGTCACTCTGTTATGTTTCTTTTGCAATGATAGCTCCTCATATAACCATGGGTGGCATGCTTATCAATATGTTCTCGGATATAGAAAATGCCGGGCTTATTATTGTCTGGGGCGCAAATCCGGCTACTGATTGCCCTCCTCTGGATCTTAAGAGAATACTGAATGCACGGGAACGTGGTGCAGAGGTAATCGTAATCGATCCTCGCCGTACTATGACAGCAAAGTTAACCGATGCCGAGTGGGTCCCTGTTCGTTCAGGAACTGACGGAGCACTTGCCCTTGGTATGTGTAATGTCCTTATAAAAGAAGAACGGTACGATGAAGTATTTGTAAGAGACTGGACAAGAGGATTTGATGAATTTTCACGGTACGTGCAGCACTTTAGTCCTGAGGTTGTAGAAGATATTACGGGTGTTCCGGCTGAAAAGATTCAATCGCTTGCCCGACGTATCTCTGAGGCGCATGGTGCATCGCCTGTTATGTACAGTGGTCTTGAGTACAACGATAGCGGAGTGCAAGCCATACGCGCTACTCATGTGTTGTGGGCGCTTGCCGGACAGCTCGATGTTCCGGGTGGGCGTTGTTTTTCCATGAGGGAGAATCAATTTCCCCTGAACCGGGATGGCCATATTCCAAATCCTGATTTGCACAAGACAATAGGACGCAATCAGTTTCCTGTCTATAGCCTGTATCGTTCAGAATCTCATCCCATGGCCCTTCCTGATGCCGTTATACGGGGAAAGCCCTATCCGATTCGTTCCCTCATTATCCTCGGCGCTTCTCTTATAACCGCCTGGCCGCAGCCAAAGGTCTGGAGAGAGACCTTGCATGCCCTGGATTTCCTTGTCTGTATAGACCGCCAGCTTACTGCGGATGCTGCCTATGCAGATATCGTGCTTCCCGGTACGACTATGTATGAAATAGAATCATATATGATATATACGGCCCTGTCTTTCGGATACGGGAAAAGGTTGTTGAGCCAGTGGGAGAGGCCAGAAATGACTTTTTTATCATGGCAGAACTTGCACGCCGTTTAG